The Paenibacillus uliginis N3/975 genome has a window encoding:
- a CDS encoding SDR family NAD(P)-dependent oxidoreductase: protein MSNKRVAVITGAASGIGKETALKFASKGDQVVVADFNEAAGNETVAQIQAAGGEAIFVKTDVSKYEDVETLVEKAVETFGRIDVMFNNAGIGRITPVLDQNLADYHTVINVNQHGVTHGIIAAGKKMRELSIKGVIINTASVFGFLASPGTFAYHASKGAVIMMTKSAALEMAPYGIRVVAVAPGAVDTPIIQGYKDNGMVESMKSKVMGNKLTHPEQIADSVYLLTLPEASAINGSVVMADEGYASFK, encoded by the coding sequence ATGTCTAATAAAAGAGTTGCTGTCATTACCGGCGCTGCCAGTGGAATAGGAAAAGAAACCGCATTGAAGTTTGCAAGCAAGGGCGATCAGGTCGTTGTGGCAGATTTCAATGAAGCTGCAGGAAACGAAACGGTTGCACAAATTCAAGCGGCTGGTGGAGAAGCTATCTTTGTCAAAACGGACGTGTCCAAGTATGAAGATGTGGAGACACTGGTCGAGAAAGCTGTAGAAACCTTTGGCAGAATCGATGTCATGTTCAACAATGCCGGTATCGGACGTATTACTCCCGTACTGGATCAGAATCTCGCGGACTACCACACTGTCATTAATGTCAACCAACATGGTGTGACTCACGGTATTATTGCAGCCGGTAAAAAAATGCGCGAGCTGTCTATCAAAGGTGTCATCATCAATACAGCTTCGGTATTCGGCTTCCTGGCATCTCCCGGTACGTTTGCTTATCACGCTTCCAAAGGTGCCGTCATCATGATGACTAAATCTGCAGCACTTGAAATGGCTCCATACGGCATCCGTGTTGTTGCAGTAGCTCCTGGCGCGGTGGATACTCCTATCATTCAAGGTTATAAGGATAATGGTATGGTAGAATCGATGAAATCTAAAGTTATGGGTAACAAACTAACGCACCCGGAACAGATTGCCGACTCCGTATACCTGCTTACTCTTCCTGAAGCCAGTGCTATTAACGGCAGTGTAGTCATGGCTGACGAAGGATATGCTTCTTTTAAATAG
- a CDS encoding alpha-amylase family glycosyl hydrolase has protein sequence MNKFTKVTAAITLALSLSLSMFTTAQAAPDTAVSNKQNFSTDVIYQIFTDRFSDGNTANNPTGSAFDGTCTNLRLYCGGDWQGIINKINDGYLTGMGITAIWISQPVENIYSVINYSGVNNTAYHGYWARDFKKTNPAYGTIADFNNLIAAAHAKNIKVVIDFAPNHTSPASSDQPSFAENGKLYNNGTLLGGYTNDTQNWFHHNGGTDFSTTENGIYKNLYDLADLNHNNSTIDTYMKDAIKMWLDLGIDGIRVDAVKHMPFGWQKNFMSSINNYKPVFTFGEWFLGVNEVSAENHKFANETGMSLLDFRFAQKVREVFRDNTDTMYGLKSMLEGSASDYAQVDDQVTFIDNHDMERFHNSSANKRKLEQALAFTLTSRGVPAIYYGTEQYMSGGTDPNNRARIPSFSTSTTAYNVIKKLAPLRKTNPAIAYGSTQERWINNDFLIFERKFGSSVAIVAVNRNLSSSASITGLATSLPAGTYADVLGGTLNGGAITALSGGAVNNFTLAAGATAVWQYTTAQSTPVIGHVGPMMAKAGTTVTIDGRGFGSTKGTVYFGTTAVTGSNITTWEDSQIKVNIPAVTPGLYNIKIANSAGTASNVYDNFEILTGDQVSVRFVVNNATTVPGQNVYLSGNVSEMGNWEPTKAIGPIYNQVIYSYPTWYYDVSVPAGKTIEFKFLKKNGSTVTWEGGANHSFTAPASGTATVNVNWQP, from the coding sequence ATGAACAAGTTTACCAAGGTAACAGCCGCAATAACCCTCGCTTTATCCCTTTCACTCAGTATGTTTACAACCGCTCAAGCGGCACCTGACACCGCTGTATCCAACAAACAGAATTTCAGCACGGACGTTATTTATCAAATCTTTACGGACCGCTTCTCAGATGGCAATACCGCCAACAACCCAACGGGGTCAGCCTTTGATGGAACATGCACCAATTTGAGACTGTACTGCGGCGGCGATTGGCAGGGTATCATCAACAAGATTAACGACGGTTATCTCACCGGTATGGGCATCACCGCGATCTGGATCTCACAGCCGGTAGAGAATATTTATAGCGTGATCAACTATTCCGGTGTCAACAACACCGCTTATCACGGTTACTGGGCAAGAGATTTCAAGAAAACGAATCCAGCCTATGGCACAATAGCAGATTTTAATAATCTCATTGCTGCCGCCCATGCCAAGAACATCAAAGTCGTCATCGACTTCGCACCGAATCATACATCACCTGCTTCCTCCGACCAACCTTCATTCGCAGAGAACGGCAAACTCTATAACAACGGCACTCTACTCGGCGGCTATACCAACGATACACAAAATTGGTTTCACCATAATGGAGGCACCGATTTCTCCACCACCGAAAATGGCATTTACAAGAACCTCTATGATCTTGCCGATCTGAATCATAACAACAGCACGATTGATACATATATGAAGGATGCAATCAAAATGTGGCTTGATCTCGGCATTGACGGTATCCGGGTTGACGCTGTGAAGCACATGCCTTTCGGCTGGCAAAAAAACTTCATGTCCTCCATCAATAACTACAAACCCGTGTTTACTTTCGGTGAATGGTTCCTGGGTGTTAATGAGGTCAGCGCAGAGAATCATAAGTTCGCGAACGAAACCGGTATGAGTCTGCTCGATTTTCGATTTGCCCAGAAGGTTCGCGAGGTATTCCGTGACAACACGGACACTATGTATGGCTTAAAGTCCATGTTGGAAGGATCGGCCAGTGACTATGCCCAGGTGGACGATCAGGTTACCTTCATCGATAACCACGACATGGAGCGTTTCCACAACTCCAGCGCGAATAAGCGCAAGCTTGAGCAAGCACTCGCCTTCACGCTCACCTCTCGGGGTGTTCCTGCTATTTACTATGGAACGGAACAATACATGTCTGGTGGAACAGACCCGAACAACCGGGCACGAATTCCTTCATTCTCAACAAGTACAACCGCATACAATGTCATTAAAAAGCTGGCTCCGCTGCGCAAAACAAATCCAGCCATTGCTTACGGCTCCACGCAAGAGCGCTGGATCAATAACGATTTTCTTATATTTGAGCGCAAATTCGGCAGCAGCGTCGCTATTGTAGCAGTCAACCGCAACCTGTCGTCCTCCGCTTCCATCACCGGCCTTGCCACATCCCTTCCTGCAGGAACTTACGCTGATGTGCTCGGCGGCACACTAAACGGTGGCGCAATTACCGCCCTTAGCGGCGGTGCCGTTAACAACTTTACGCTTGCTGCAGGTGCAACGGCTGTATGGCAATACACAACTGCCCAGTCTACACCGGTTATCGGTCATGTCGGTCCAATGATGGCTAAGGCAGGCACAACGGTCACCATTGACGGAAGGGGCTTCGGATCGACCAAAGGAACGGTCTATTTCGGCACAACAGCTGTAACGGGAAGCAACATTACCACATGGGAAGACAGCCAGATTAAAGTGAATATTCCGGCGGTAACCCCAGGACTGTATAATATCAAAATCGCAAATTCAGCCGGAACCGCAAGCAATGTATATGATAACTTCGAAATTCTGACCGGCGATCAGGTTAGTGTCCGATTTGTCGTGAACAACGCAACCACTGTTCCTGGTCAAAATGTTTATCTCTCAGGCAATGTAAGTGAAATGGGCAATTGGGAACCAACCAAAGCGATAGGCCCGATATATAATCAAGTTATCTACAGTTACCCGACTTGGTACTATGACGTCAGTGTTCCTGCAGGTAAAACAATTGAATTCAAGTTTCTGAAAAAGAACGGCTCTACGGTCACATGGGAAGGCGGTGCCAACCATTCTTTCACAGCTCCTGCCAGCGGTACTGCAACCGTCAACGTAAACTGGCAGCCTTAA
- a CDS encoding sugar ABC transporter permease has translation MIGQKLKKTIRLTASYIMLVIIAICCIYPALWVVLASFRPGKSLYSKSLIPESFTIAHYQELFTSKTFMFGTWYLNTLKIAVLTTVIGTLLVLLTSYAVSRFRFKGRKNALSTILVLGMFPGFMSMIALYILLNSLDLLNTHMALIIVYAAGAPLGGTLIMKGFLDTIPRSLDEAAKIDGATNFAIFRKIILPLSKPMITYMGLTLFVGPWVDFIFARLVLRTKENWTLAVGLWDLVNSQQDSNFTLFAAAAVLIALPITILFVFLQRMLVDGMTAGASKG, from the coding sequence ATGATCGGACAGAAGCTCAAGAAAACCATTCGTCTGACGGCGAGTTATATTATGTTGGTCATCATCGCTATTTGCTGTATCTATCCGGCACTATGGGTTGTTCTTGCATCCTTCCGTCCTGGTAAATCACTGTACAGCAAATCTCTTATTCCAGAGAGCTTTACAATTGCGCATTATCAGGAATTGTTTACTTCAAAAACCTTTATGTTCGGCACCTGGTATTTGAACACCTTGAAAATTGCCGTTCTGACTACGGTTATCGGTACACTCCTTGTCTTACTGACAAGTTACGCGGTATCGCGTTTCCGGTTTAAAGGACGGAAAAATGCTTTATCTACCATTCTCGTACTGGGGATGTTCCCTGGCTTTATGAGTATGATCGCGCTGTATATTTTGCTGAACTCATTGGATCTTTTGAACACACACATGGCGCTGATCATCGTGTATGCAGCAGGGGCCCCGCTCGGTGGAACGCTCATTATGAAAGGCTTCCTTGATACGATTCCACGAAGTCTGGACGAAGCGGCAAAAATCGACGGTGCGACGAATTTTGCAATTTTCCGTAAAATTATTCTTCCATTGTCCAAACCGATGATTACGTATATGGGTCTGACCCTGTTCGTCGGCCCTTGGGTGGATTTCATCTTTGCCCGCCTAGTGCTTCGGACGAAGGAGAACTGGACACTGGCTGTCGGCCTGTGGGACCTTGTTAACTCCCAGCAGGACAGTAACTTTACACTGTTCGCGGCTGCAGCTGTGCTGATCGCCCTGCCAATCACAATCTTGTTTGTATTCCTGCAGCGGATGCTCGTTGACGGCATGACAGCTGGGGCAAGCAAGGGATAA
- a CDS encoding sugar ABC transporter substrate-binding protein, with amino-acid sequence MKMKKVLTLAAAFTMAVSITACGGKSATPEPAAPESPSTEAKTSAPDQSAPELKPEDGAKLVVWESKDERAYTDAVIKAFTEKYGVEVTLEEVNPTDQAGKLLQDGPSGMAADVVMFPHDNLGKVAAANLVLPNDSFEAETRDQNTEAAIQGVTFNDVLYGYPRAAETYLMYYNKDLIKEAPKSFEEVIEFSKTFTDKSKNKYGIMWETGNLYFNYPFLASTGGYIYGNGGTDINDIGLNSEGTIKSMEVYSSLKEVLPVKSGDITPDIKRGLFTSGDLAIDINGPWELGTYKEALGDKLGVAPIPAIGGQPAVSFSGIKAWYVNSYSKYPNAARLFANFATSEEAQLQLSELVGSVPTNKKAQESDQIKNDPYVSAFTEQFKNSQPMPSIPEMGNVWAPVGAALAEIWDNNKDVKATLDKAVTQLQELNSGTAGK; translated from the coding sequence ATGAAAATGAAAAAAGTACTTACGCTCGCTGCCGCTTTCACGATGGCAGTGTCCATTACAGCATGCGGAGGCAAATCAGCTACTCCTGAACCAGCAGCACCAGAAAGTCCTTCTACGGAAGCAAAAACATCAGCACCAGATCAAAGTGCTCCTGAATTGAAGCCTGAGGACGGCGCAAAACTGGTTGTTTGGGAAAGTAAGGATGAAAGAGCTTATACAGATGCTGTTATTAAAGCATTTACTGAAAAATATGGCGTGGAAGTAACATTGGAAGAAGTGAACCCTACGGACCAAGCAGGTAAACTGCTTCAAGACGGACCTTCCGGTATGGCTGCTGACGTTGTTATGTTCCCTCACGATAACTTGGGTAAAGTTGCAGCTGCTAATCTGGTTCTGCCTAATGATTCATTCGAAGCAGAAACTAGAGATCAGAATACGGAAGCTGCCATTCAAGGTGTAACTTTCAACGATGTGTTGTATGGATATCCTCGTGCGGCAGAAACTTACCTGATGTACTACAACAAGGACTTGATCAAAGAAGCTCCGAAATCCTTTGAAGAAGTAATCGAATTCAGTAAAACGTTTACAGATAAATCGAAAAATAAATACGGAATTATGTGGGAAACCGGTAACCTGTACTTTAACTATCCGTTCCTTGCATCGACCGGCGGTTACATCTACGGTAACGGCGGTACAGACATTAACGATATCGGACTTAACAGCGAAGGCACTATTAAGAGTATGGAAGTATACTCAAGCTTGAAAGAAGTTCTCCCTGTAAAATCCGGTGACATTACTCCGGACATCAAGCGTGGTCTGTTCACTTCCGGTGACCTGGCTATCGACATCAACGGTCCTTGGGAACTGGGCACCTACAAGGAAGCTCTTGGCGACAAACTGGGCGTAGCTCCAATCCCAGCCATTGGCGGACAGCCAGCCGTCTCCTTCTCTGGTATTAAAGCTTGGTATGTTAACTCATACAGCAAATATCCAAATGCAGCCCGTCTGTTTGCAAACTTTGCAACATCAGAAGAAGCTCAATTGCAGCTTAGTGAACTCGTAGGTTCTGTACCAACGAACAAAAAAGCTCAAGAATCCGACCAAATCAAGAACGATCCATATGTATCTGCATTCACTGAGCAGTTCAAGAACTCCCAGCCAATGCCTTCTATCCCTGAAATGGGTAACGTATGGGCCCCTGTAGGTGCTGCCCTTGCTGAGATCTGGGATAACAACAAAGATGTCAAAGCTACATTAGACAAAGCAGTAACACAGCTTCAGGAACTGAACAGCGGTACAGCTGGGAAGTAA
- a CDS encoding serine hydrolase domain-containing protein — translation MSLDYIEEGAETLELEPDSVKAACRAIDREIEAGTAPGAVLAVVYRGREWMYTTGYANPEQRMHVQEDTLYDCASLTKVVVTLPLILSLIDEGILALGTTISSWLPEFGAAGKEEVTVGQLLTHTSGLQADMNLHSHGWSMERMWEAINQVALQREPQTAVVYSDLGYLILGRLVEEVLGMPIDEAARIRIFEPLGMKRTAFSPIIDSKSRCAATEYDDEFGGHLCGVVHDEKARALGGACGHAGLFASAGDLARYARMWQEGGLVPDDSSTPSGSAQYQRILSRAAVGMSIQSHTIGIPDANRGLGWVLKGDRMDASGDWMSTRSYGHTGFTGTSLWIDPDHDLAAVLLTNRVYGGRSGSVASLRARVHNALTAAVRT, via the coding sequence ATGTCTCTTGATTATATTGAAGAGGGTGCGGAAACACTTGAGCTTGAACCGGATAGTGTGAAGGCTGCTTGCAGAGCCATTGATCGGGAAATTGAAGCCGGTACAGCACCGGGGGCGGTGCTTGCAGTCGTGTATCGCGGTCGGGAATGGATGTATACAACCGGTTACGCCAATCCGGAACAGCGGATGCATGTGCAAGAGGACACGCTATATGATTGTGCGTCGTTAACCAAAGTTGTAGTTACACTGCCGCTTATTCTGAGTCTTATTGACGAGGGGATTTTAGCGCTTGGAACCACGATATCATCGTGGCTTCCTGAATTTGGAGCAGCGGGTAAGGAAGAGGTAACGGTCGGACAGCTGTTGACCCATACGTCCGGTTTACAGGCGGATATGAACCTTCATTCGCATGGCTGGAGCATGGAGCGGATGTGGGAGGCTATAAACCAAGTGGCGCTCCAGAGAGAGCCGCAGACTGCAGTTGTATACAGTGATTTAGGTTATTTGATACTGGGACGTCTTGTTGAGGAAGTGCTCGGGATGCCGATTGATGAAGCCGCTAGAATCCGGATTTTTGAGCCACTGGGAATGAAAAGAACCGCGTTTTCTCCGATTATTGATTCCAAGAGTCGTTGTGCGGCAACAGAGTATGACGACGAGTTCGGGGGACATTTATGCGGAGTCGTGCATGATGAGAAGGCACGTGCGTTAGGAGGGGCGTGTGGGCACGCCGGATTGTTCGCAAGTGCGGGTGATCTAGCACGTTATGCGCGGATGTGGCAGGAAGGCGGTCTGGTCCCGGATGATTCCTCTACTCCTTCGGGAAGTGCACAATACCAGCGTATTTTGTCCCGGGCTGCAGTGGGAATGTCTATACAAAGTCATACCATCGGAATTCCAGACGCGAACAGGGGACTCGGCTGGGTTCTTAAGGGAGACCGGATGGATGCATCCGGCGATTGGATGAGTACACGAAGCTATGGACACACGGGGTTTACCGGCACGAGTCTGTGGATTGATCCCGATCATGATCTCGCTGCCGTTCTGCTGACGAATCGGGTCTATGGAGGGCGCAGC
- the purD gene encoding phosphoribosylamine--glycine ligase, whose translation MDILVIGGGGREHAIVWALSKSPKAGTIYCAPGNAGIAQLAECVPIAVNAFEQLRAFAQEKEVGLVVVGPDDPLADGIVDVFEEAGIPVFGPRKNAAEIEGSKTFMKDLLHKYNIPTADYAKFDDFEKALEYLRSKQAPIVIKADGLAAGKGVTVARTMEEAEQALRDIMESKVFGDAGSRVVIEEFLEGQEMSILAFVDGETVKPMSAAQDHKPAFDGDLGPNTGGMGTYSPLPHIPDSVIEEAIETIIKPTAKAMVSEGRPFRGVLFAGLMITPDGKPKTIEFNARFGDPETQVVLPRLKTDLLEVFLAAVNGSLAELELEWSEESAVCVILASGGYPASYAKGLVISGLDAEDNDSIVFHAGTALDEEGRWITNGGRVLGVVGMGTDIASARAKAYKRAGHIIFEGKHSRTDIAVKALV comes from the coding sequence ATGGATATTTTAGTCATCGGAGGCGGAGGACGCGAACATGCCATTGTATGGGCGCTGTCCAAGAGTCCCAAAGCCGGAACGATATACTGCGCACCCGGAAATGCCGGGATTGCACAACTTGCTGAATGTGTGCCAATCGCTGTCAATGCATTCGAACAATTGAGAGCATTTGCTCAGGAAAAAGAGGTCGGGCTTGTCGTTGTTGGACCAGATGATCCCTTGGCGGACGGTATCGTTGATGTGTTCGAGGAGGCGGGTATTCCCGTGTTCGGACCGCGTAAAAATGCCGCAGAAATTGAGGGAAGCAAGACGTTTATGAAGGATCTTCTTCATAAATATAATATTCCAACAGCGGACTACGCGAAATTCGACGATTTCGAGAAGGCGTTGGAATATTTGCGCAGTAAGCAAGCACCTATCGTTATCAAAGCTGACGGTTTAGCCGCAGGCAAAGGGGTTACGGTGGCTCGTACGATGGAAGAAGCGGAGCAAGCACTTCGCGATATCATGGAGTCTAAGGTATTCGGAGATGCGGGCAGCCGTGTTGTCATTGAGGAATTCCTGGAGGGACAGGAAATGTCCATTTTAGCGTTTGTTGACGGGGAAACCGTGAAGCCGATGTCAGCCGCCCAGGATCATAAACCGGCCTTTGATGGCGACTTAGGGCCGAATACAGGCGGAATGGGCACTTATTCTCCTCTGCCGCATATCCCGGACTCCGTCATTGAGGAAGCGATCGAAACGATCATAAAGCCAACGGCCAAAGCCATGGTGTCCGAGGGACGCCCATTCCGGGGTGTGCTGTTCGCGGGATTGATGATTACACCGGACGGTAAACCGAAGACAATCGAGTTTAATGCCCGTTTCGGCGATCCTGAGACACAGGTGGTGCTACCGCGTCTGAAGACAGATTTGCTGGAAGTATTTTTGGCAGCGGTAAACGGAAGTCTTGCGGAGCTGGAGCTGGAGTGGAGCGAAGAATCTGCAGTTTGTGTCATTTTGGCATCAGGAGGATATCCTGCTTCCTATGCGAAAGGGCTAGTTATATCCGGCTTGGATGCCGAGGATAACGACTCGATCGTGTTTCATGCCGGAACGGCTCTCGATGAGGAAGGTCGATGGATTACGAACGGTGGACGTGTACTTGGAGTAGTTGGTATGGGTACCGACATCGCATCAGCGCGTGCCAAAGCCTATAAGCGTGCTGGACATATTATTTTTGAAGGCAAGCACAGCCGGACAGATATTGCCGTCAAAGCTTTGGTTTAA
- a CDS encoding carbohydrate ABC transporter permease, protein MRQHRTTAAVLSAICMGFGQLYNRQWIKGAILTALGISSLYFFINNLGDALWGITTLGENGNHFEKVNGLTKLVEGDHSINLLIEGLITLILLALYLIAYYANIKNAYNTGKQRDNGEKPNTFRETLNYIFEIKFAQSFLTLPAFGILFFTIMPIIFMVMLAFTNYSAPNNLPPAKLVDWVGFETFTNLVALKSWSHTFFGVLTWTIIWAILATVTTYFGGVLVALLIQQKGIRFKGVWRVILIIPYAIPQLISLLVMRNMFNGQFGPINQYMRYFGLEGLPWLTDPFWAKVTVIVVNMWVGIPVSMLLVMSVLTTIPKDLYEAADVDGASGFQKFKIITLPMILFSTAPVLITQFAGNINNFNAIFLLTNGNPVVGDYQYAGATDLLVTWLYKLTLDQQRYSMASAIGIIIFLIIASFSIFNYRRTRSFKEEDMIQ, encoded by the coding sequence ATGCGTCAACATCGTACGACTGCAGCCGTGTTATCGGCCATTTGCATGGGATTCGGACAGCTTTATAATCGCCAATGGATCAAAGGCGCCATTTTGACCGCTTTAGGAATATCAAGTTTGTACTTCTTTATTAATAATTTGGGTGACGCCTTGTGGGGGATTACGACACTTGGCGAGAACGGCAACCACTTCGAGAAAGTAAACGGTTTAACCAAGCTTGTAGAGGGTGACCATTCCATCAATCTGTTGATTGAAGGACTCATCACTTTGATTTTGCTTGCTCTATATCTTATTGCTTACTACGCGAACATCAAAAATGCGTATAATACCGGAAAACAAAGGGACAACGGTGAAAAACCTAACACGTTTAGAGAGACCCTTAACTATATTTTTGAAATTAAGTTTGCACAATCCTTCTTGACACTTCCCGCTTTCGGGATTCTGTTTTTTACGATTATGCCGATCATATTCATGGTCATGCTGGCGTTTACGAACTATTCAGCTCCGAACAACCTTCCTCCTGCCAAGCTTGTTGACTGGGTTGGGTTTGAGACATTTACAAATCTGGTAGCTCTGAAATCATGGAGTCACACCTTCTTTGGTGTTTTGACTTGGACGATTATCTGGGCGATTCTGGCTACGGTTACTACCTATTTTGGTGGTGTATTGGTAGCGCTATTGATTCAGCAAAAAGGAATTCGTTTCAAGGGCGTATGGCGCGTAATTCTTATTATTCCTTATGCGATTCCGCAGCTGATCTCTTTGCTCGTTATGCGTAACATGTTCAATGGACAATTTGGACCGATCAACCAGTATATGAGATATTTTGGTTTGGAAGGCCTGCCATGGCTTACCGATCCGTTCTGGGCAAAGGTAACGGTTATTGTCGTTAACATGTGGGTAGGTATTCCGGTATCTATGCTGCTTGTTATGAGTGTTCTTACCACGATTCCTAAGGATCTTTATGAAGCTGCCGATGTAGACGGCGCGAGCGGATTCCAGAAGTTTAAAATTATTACGCTCCCGATGATTTTGTTCTCTACGGCACCTGTACTCATTACTCAGTTTGCAGGTAATATCAACAACTTTAACGCCATCTTCCTGTTGACAAACGGAAACCCGGTTGTCGGGGACTATCAGTATGCGGGGGCAACAGACCTGCTTGTAACCTGGCTGTATAAATTGACGCTTGATCAGCAGCGGTACAGTATGGCATCGGCCATCGGTATCATAATCTTCCTGATTATTGCTTCCTTCTCCATCTTCAACTACCGCCGCACAAGATCATTTAAAGAGGAGGATATGATCCAATGA
- a CDS encoding LysR family transcriptional regulator: MNLEQMEYIVQVAKTGSLTSAAQQSHVTLSAISQSISAMEAELGITLFTRSRGSGATPTAEGQVIIQKANEVLMKLHELREEAQSFSNELSGRLKIATIPGPMHLLVDVIAKFKRENPNVKIEVYEKGPKEILHDIEHNHIDAGLIVLTENVMRKYKALSFERLLEGKIVVGVNSRSPLSLKKSVTPDQLVNQTFVLYDDEQIRDIVTDFISVYGNLDILFITNNTQAIDNAVNEGLAITLGLDYSFHSYDDNRDSNIVTVDLDLPGKEPVYYGWVSPKGKNTSHISKRFMNKLKYEL; the protein is encoded by the coding sequence TTGAATCTTGAACAAATGGAGTATATTGTACAAGTGGCCAAAACCGGTTCATTGACAAGCGCCGCTCAGCAATCCCATGTCACATTATCGGCGATCAGCCAATCGATTTCAGCGATGGAAGCGGAGTTAGGAATCACCTTGTTTACGAGGTCCCGGGGATCAGGCGCTACACCTACCGCGGAAGGACAGGTTATTATCCAAAAAGCGAATGAGGTGCTGATGAAGCTCCATGAGTTGAGGGAAGAAGCTCAGTCGTTCAGCAATGAATTAAGCGGTAGGCTTAAAATCGCAACCATTCCGGGTCCCATGCATCTTCTGGTAGATGTTATCGCAAAATTCAAGAGGGAAAATCCGAATGTGAAGATCGAAGTTTATGAAAAAGGACCAAAGGAGATTTTGCATGATATCGAGCACAATCACATCGACGCTGGATTAATCGTCCTAACTGAAAATGTGATGCGGAAGTACAAAGCGTTATCTTTTGAACGGCTATTGGAGGGGAAAATCGTCGTTGGCGTAAACAGCAGGTCCCCATTATCGCTTAAGAAATCCGTTACTCCTGATCAGTTGGTCAACCAGACGTTTGTCTTGTACGATGATGAACAGATTCGTGATATTGTTACAGACTTCATATCCGTGTACGGAAACCTGGATATTCTGTTCATCACTAATAATACACAGGCTATTGATAATGCAGTTAATGAAGGTCTGGCAATAACCCTTGGACTCGACTATTCATTTCATAGCTATGATGATAATAGAGACAGTAATATCGTTACGGTTGATTTAGATCTGCCAGGTAAGGAGCCGGTATATTACGGATGGGTTAGTCCCAAAGGAAAGAACACATCCCATATTTCCAAAAGATTTATGAATAAGCTCAAATACGAATTGTGA